TGAAGATGCAGCCGATGCACGTCAAATGGGTTGGTTCTCCCGCTTCTGGCCGACTGGTAGAAGACTATTTTCAGGTCTTGGATTGCAGAGATGCACCATTTTATGATTTGGATGTCAAAATAACATCCTGGCCTGGTCTTGGTAAATTATGTCATTCCCAGTCATTGAGTGTGGTGGCAATTTATGTTTGGGTTGGCGGCCGGAGAAAGAATCAGTTGTAACAAGCATACATGTACCAAGAAatacaaaatagaaaatgaatgACCATCTCCAAGGCACCTTTGAGAGTATATTTCTAGACAAATACACTCCTCTTaatagcatgcatgcatgaggtAATTAATTATCAGGCCAGAGTCATGTAGTCCTTTGGATTTCGCTATATATGCGAGCCGTTTACTCTGATTTGTGCACATGCATGTACGTTGATGCAACTTTCTATTTCTACTCTCTCAACTGTCCGAATGGGAAAAGTAAattacaaaaaggaaaaaaaagaaaaaagaaaaaagataaaacgGTGCATATTGTTGCATAGGTTGACATTTCATTCTCAATTGGGTTCTCAAGTCTTCTGTCTCACTGATCCTTCTCCCAGTCTTTCTTTCAACTATTAAGCATataaaataaacagttgaaGGATGTTTAATTCAACCTTACTAATTATCACAGCAGCAATGATAACAACACGCAGTAACATAACATGATCTGTGTCATATCGATCGATAGGAATCTCCAcacattacatatatattaacacTAATAAAAGACTAGCTAGTACCCGCAAATTTTGTGAAaactctttgaaaaaaagttggaatctataataaaaagaaagagatactttttttcaaatgctTACACAGGATATAGACACTCTAAGCCTGTCTAAATCGTTTTCCTGATAAATCATCAAGATATAGGAGAATTAGATCACACAGAATAAAGAAAGTTATCGACAGACTGCAACCACATGCATGATAAGAACGGAAATAGCAGTGAAAGTACACCATGCATGCACGTCCTTCGAAATACATTAACTGATCTTGATACAAAATTAAACTTTAGACATGATATTGGGGGAGGACATGTTCTCGGCAGGTTTGGCTATGGCAATGGCACGAGTCTTGATGATGAAGAACCCAAGGGCATGACCTGCCACCGTGGCTATGAAGATTCCAAGGTTGAAGGACATGACGGAGAGCATGACTAAGTAACCTAAACCCATGCGAAAGGCATAGACAGTGGCCTGAGTCAACTCGCCCACAATCAGTTTCGTCCCCGACTTCACAGCCGGCAAGATAGATAGGACCTCTGTAGCTCGGGCTagaaaaaagacaaagaagagAGCCAACATGTACATGCCGAGGTTTTGGTTGGGCCATCCGGAGAATAGGACTATAGCATCTTTGCCCCAGTAGAAGCTCATGTGCATCATCATTTGGTTGCTCATGCCACCATTCGGCATGGTTCCGGAAGGAGGCATGTCCATGTGATCTCCATTATCATGTTCATTAGACAtttctcagagagagagagagttggctCGAGgaaattatgtaagtttttcTTACTGATTGTATATCTAAACAAGAAAACCAATGACACTGGAGGTGATGACGAGATTTGAAATCATGTAAATGGTCATTTGACAGCTTTGATtatcctttctttttgttttaatatttaaaatttttatattccctaagaatttgtttgtttgttcatctagtcattttcattttttcttggcCATTTGTTCATCAACTCGATAGGGTGCGTGGaaattgggctgtaaaaaaaaaagagaggtttGTGAGGGGTACTTGACTTGCAGAGAGACCGCACGTACATATAGGAAGGGTTAGGCTCTACTTATTTCAtggaagaaaaattctatttatcatccttaTACTATgcgtatatttttatattttacttttttatttttttctacttAATTGATGTGTGATGTaaggataatgagtagaagaactcCTCGTAAAATAATAACTACTTGGCTTTTATTTTGGTCATTTACAATAGAAAAGAAACCAACGACGACTTTCAATATTTACAAACATGCCCTTTTCAATCTTTCTCACCTATTTCCTTTTAATCCCGTTACATATTAGAAAAGCACatatttatattgtttatgggcaagatttgatttgtaagaaaattttataaatttaaatcttacaaatcaattaATTGCGCTACATCAATTACTTGGGAAGAGGTAAACCCAATATAACACAATCTTTAAGTAAATAGGATAAAGTATAGAGTTAAGATTTGAACTCAGGATCTTTGTtctgatataatataaaatcatcatttatataaaaaacatAAGCTAATaggaatatataaatttaattatttgtattatattattagCACTTAGATGTAATCATTAGCTTTTACATCTAAGGTTTCTTTATGATCCGTTTGGTTGTTGAGAAACCGGgtgaataaaaaggaaaaatatagttacaaacacaattgtgcactaatctgtacaccaatgtgatgtgattggtcaaaaagtagattttattgaaaatagtgttaatttaaattttaagtatgaatgaatcagtattggtatacagattagtacgcgcatgtgtttgtatatagtaaaactcgaATAAAAATAGAATCTTAGATTCTTGTCTTCATCAAGCCAGTTTGTTTTGAACAACTTATGCATATAAAATACCGGACTTCGTTTCATCTATTGCagtgtcttttatttttcttggcaaCCAAACAGATCTAGCATGTACATGCACACAAAGAgtattatgtatatatttgacatgtaatatttttttatgaccaTGTGATAGTAGATCTTGAGTTTGTGTTTATcggatttcttttttctttttctctttttttatttttttttataatcaatgTTTTTTCTCCTGGATATGTGAATTTCTTGATATGTTGCTAGCTTATTGGACGAGGTTTATCATGAGAATTACCTTTAAGGAAAATAGAGTTTCTACAAAGAGTAACACTAGTTATAGTCTTAGGGCACCCTAAGTTGGTTTCCATGACAATAACATTTACGAACTTCGATTAAAATTTTAGGGTGATATGCATGTGTATGTGTGCTTTCATTTTTGCATGTACCTGATTCTTATTTAACTTGGGTTCTATAGCACAGACAAATACTTCCCCTCTTGGGTGAGTTAGCAAGCTGAACAACTCATGGAAAGCAGGTTATTTTAATGTTATGGCATCAAGGTTGCTTTTATGTAATGACATTGATAAGCCGAATCCCCAGTATATTCAAGAacctcatgcatgcatgaatgatattttttatttttattttgaatatttgattttaatttagaaaCAAAATCGCGATATATGCCTTAATTTTCacatgtaatatatttttatcaacaagctacaaaatttaaatttgaactaACACCAAGTACTGCATGCAAGACATGATTAAAATCATTCCATTGTGGAAGATTATAAGGTAATTGAAGGCCGGATTACGAGCCAAAATGAAAAGACAAAGCAACTAGATAGATAATCCAGTGATGATCATCAAAAGACCGAAAAGAAACGAAATTAACCATGGAAAATAACTTCAAAGAACTGAAAAGGAAAAGGTTCTGCTGTGagtacctattatatatatatatatatatatatatcatagcaGCTAATATATACCTATACCAAGATGATGATCTTTATCGATCAGAAGGTCCACTAGGATCGAGTTGTTTACATAGTCCAAGATAAGTGAGATAAAGAACTCGATCCTTTGCACCCGTCCTGTGATTCTTGGTGTGATGATGATCTTTATCGATCAAAAGGTCCACTAGGATCGAGTTGTTTACATAGTCCAAGATAAGTGAGATAAAGAACTCGATCTTTAGCACCCGTCCTGTGATTCTTGGTGTGCTTGCAGAAATACTTCAACTGCTCAAGCGTGTAGCAACCAAGCATTTGTCCCAGAAGCAAAAACAGCCAGTTTATCGCCTTCTTCTTCTGTGAGATAATCGGTTTCGCGCTGTTTTCTTGACCGCAGAACTTGCACTTTGGAAGAACCGGATTCATCCAATTGCTCGGCGCCCTGTCATGCATGCTGCTCTTGTTCTCCGCGATATAATGCCCAACTTCATCAAACTTTTTCTCCAGATTATACCCAATCTCGTACTGACGCTCGCACCGCTTGCATTGGACAGAGCCAGTAACGGTATCGATTTGCTTGGACAGCAGGCATTCGAGACTGTAGAACGTGGTTCGACGCGTCGTGGCCCATGGGAACGGAGCGTTGACGGTGTCAGACTTTCCCTCGCGCAGCACCCGTGACTGTTTACGACGAGCGCGTATGGGGCGAGGGGGGCCTCCTTCTGGACCGCACATAATCGAGGTACTTGAACCCGAGGATTCCGGTACCAATGCGGCTGGCACAGCGTATAGACGGTGTGGGGTGGGTGGGGATGATAACAGCGCTTGAAGTGATATTGATTGAGCCAGTGGCGAGAGTGGCGGAGGGGGAGATGGCGGCGGCGGAGGAAGTGGCTGGTCTACCGGCAACGAACTGTACTCGCCATTTAGAAAAGAATTAAGAGAAAGAGCAAGCTGCAAACCATTATCATCTTTGTCGCGCTCTTGTTGAAGCTTGGTTTTGAGGTTGTAATGATCTGGGCTATTGTTCTTTCTCAAATCTGGGCTACTGTTCATCCTCCTCAAGTCTGTGCTACGGCTATGGCTAttgttcttctttctcttctttaagTTAAAGTTCATCGTCAACTTCCTTATTCCTCTTCATGATGCAGacttggaagaagaagaggaaagacGAGACCTAAAAGAAGCAGATATTGTGTAGAAGGATTAATAGAGACGTATCTCAAATTTATAGGGGATCGGGAGTCGAGGACTATTCAAATTATTGTTTAATACTGATAATTTCCCTTTACCGCTGCTGATTGGTTCATACCATATTCTGGAGAAATTACCATATGCATGGTCAATGTCTCCTGTCTACATGCAGCGGGTGATTAAATTGTGGAATGccaatattctttttcttttttgagaaattaaatGCCAATATTCTTTGTACATATTAATTACGACATGGCGCGGTCCAACTGCATCAACAATTATCATCCCGATCCTGATCTGtaattcttcttttatatatacacataatttatgaaataatatatatcaattattaatttaaaattctcattatttcaaaattctcattttcctAGAATTTGAAATCAGAATTTAGATGATGATAGGGTATTGAAGAATCAGTgatagaatttcaaaaaataacaaagaatGTAAAGTACGTACGTAGTTCAAATGCCAGTCATAATCTGGTTTTTTCTGGATCGATCGAGGGAGTCATGAATTCTATTGAAGTTCCAATATGTCCAAATTGTCAGATATTAATCGAAATGGGTGTTAACAATAGGCAATAATAACTGATTTGTCTTGGGTTTCGTAGAGTTCATTAATTTAAATTGACTTAAATTTAATTACTATCCATTTTCCCCCCCTTTCAATCCAGTGCATGCATTTACATGCGGATTTGTTCTCAAGACGTAACTGTTTGAGTCTTGAAGACGTGCATATACAACATTTATTTGTGTGATACACGCAAGAATTATAGCACTTTTACACATTTGATTTTTTCTAAAGGTTACGAgctatgaagaaaatttagcgatgagaaattatgatatataaatggaaaatgTGCAAATAATTTGAAACTCATGTAAAAAAAACAACTCACAATTTAATGtttgagtctttttttttttttttcaaatataaatactttggctataaaaagattttaccaAAGTAAACCTATTAATTGattgtatatataatgtatcacatgaaatcatgtcaattttgagtttattttagtAAAACTTCTTTAGAGGCTGTAACacttctctttttaaaaaaccTTGGGATTTGCATgttttaaaattgtatataataattattctatataaatatacatgtcataaaaaataaataataaaccgATAATTCAAACTGAGGCCACATTAGCGTTTCAATATCTTTAGTATATCTTCGTTTTTATttgtctatattttttatttcacacatcttatcattatataaagagttttgctacatacaagcacagttgtgcactaatctgtgtaccaatactgttttattcatacttaaaatttaaattaacactattttcaatcaaatctactttttgaccaatcacatcatattgatgcacagattagtgcacaactatgcttgcaactatatttttccttatataAAACTTAACGTCGTCATGGTTATTACTCTATCTTGGATTTAAAAAGGCTGCCTAAAGCAAACTTTTCTCGAGTGAATAAGTgactcaaattttgttaaaatttgtaGGGCTCTTGCATTTACGATCGAgtcttaattaatatttaaaaagttttaaaaattcaaaattaaattatttgaatattacatattaaaacactttttaatattaaataagttagaAAGTATGTTCAAGGAAAAacattatttgatttttgaaaagaCTACCAATGGacgaaaatatccatacaattttaagataattacaatttttaaattttaaaggatTTGGCAGCTTTTGTGAAATAAAAAAGCAAAGATGTAGAAGTTTAATTTAAGCATCGACTAAAGTTGGAACAGTGGGCACCTATCTTTTTATGTCTCTCATGATACAAATGCTCAAGAACAAGTAAATAACTATATCTGGCCGGGCACAAGGGATAGTAgagtaaagaagaaagaaaaggattgaGAAACATTGGTGTTGGGGGGAATGGAGTCATTGACAAGGGTTTCAACAAATGTAGGTAGCAGAGTTGCATTTCTATTTCAgatcatattttgaaaataaaaaatttgatttgtaaacaAATTTCTAGGTCTCCTCATacactataaaaataaattacatcaGAAAAGCATACTGTAAAGAATTTGAAACAGATATTTTCTAATCCTAATTTCTGCTCAAAATAATTTCCTTAGTGAGAAGGGATGCCTTTCATTTTCTGCATGAGTTGTAGTTTGCAATGGACTTCATAGACGTGCATGCACAAGCATCAAATTCATGAGTCACATACAATCACATAAAATGCATCTGTACACAACATTATACCAGTTATAGAGGAACAATGCATTCTCTGCATTGACAATTAACATAAAGGCATATAAGTACAGAGAACAAACTTGCAAAGAGTATTTTCTTGAACACTTAGGCAACGACAGAAGCATTTAACTTAAACTGATATATTTATAAGCCTATGGAGAACAAAACAAAACGAATAAACCACAACTACAAgtgtatagagagagagagagagagagagagagagagagagagagagagagagagagagagagagagagagagagagagagagagagagagagagagagagagttatgcATACATAGGATCAATTAAGAGCCAAGAGAGACTGTACTTGCAGTATCTAATTTGATCATCACTATACATCCAAATTTGATCATTACAATAATGAAGAATAAGTTATGAAGTACAATATTGACTTTTGGATCTTAATAGAGGATGCCAAATTATAGTCAGCAATCGTTGGTAGGTCTAACACATTGGTTTTCATAGTTTGGAATGTGAAGTGTAAAACACCTAGAAATGTCATAACGTGTGAAAAAGTGTATGTAGGAGTCACTGATGTGGCATACTTTTCATACATCAGTAGTTTGTTAGaggttttagttttttattttactaaagTTTACTAGGGATTATCTACAATTAAAGTAAAGAGAATAGTAGTATAGCAAGGATGAAAGATGGATAAGGAtgaaactagagagagagagagagattatatatattaaagctcAAAGTTAAGATGGCAGCTACATAAAGTTAATAGTTTAATaatctttgtgaatattttaggGGAGAAATAGTAAAGATTGGTTGATCATGAAGATCAAGATCATGGGCATGGCATGGAGGGGATTCTTTCACATCCCTTCTGAGTTGTTTTGgagtttaatatataatgtggaACATAAtgactaattaaattctttagTACCCCAAATTAATTGGCATAAATTAATGGGTGTCATCTTTATCCCGACACTTCCAACCCATGTTTCTCAACTTTCAACTCCTCTTTAATTAGTTAGATGCTAATTGTTGATTAAGATAACgaacagctagctagctgctcaTTGGAGATTAA
This genomic interval from Carya illinoinensis cultivar Pawnee chromosome 10, C.illinoinensisPawnee_v1, whole genome shotgun sequence contains the following:
- the LOC122278685 gene encoding uncharacterized protein LOC122278685, which encodes MNFNLKKRKKNNSHSRSTDLRRMNSSPDLRKNNSPDHYNLKTKLQQERDKDDNGLQLALSLNSFLNGEYSSLPVDQPLPPPPPSPPPPLSPLAQSISLQALLSSPPTPHRLYAVPAALVPESSGSSTSIMCGPEGGPPRPIRARRKQSRVLREGKSDTVNAPFPWATTRRTTFYSLECLLSKQIDTVTGSVQCKRCERQYEIGYNLEKKFDEVGHYIAENKSSMHDRAPSNWMNPVLPKCKFCGQENSAKPIISQKKKAINWLFLLLGQMLGCYTLEQLKYFCKHTKNHRTGAKDRVLYLTYLGLCKQLDPSGPFDR
- the LOC122278684 gene encoding copper transporter 6-like, whose translation is MSNEHDNGDHMDMPPSGTMPNGGMSNQMMMHMSFYWGKDAIVLFSGWPNQNLGMYMLALFFVFFLARATEVLSILPAVKSGTKLIVGELTQATVYAFRMGLGYLVMLSVMSFNLGIFIATVAGHALGFFIIKTRAIAIAKPAENMSSPNIMSKV